The Oryzias melastigma strain HK-1 linkage group LG3, ASM292280v2, whole genome shotgun sequence genome contains a region encoding:
- the clec3a gene encoding tetranectin-like protein yields MARLALPVLLLSFSLLCCSSPSRTRKAVSARQAGAEDEDVKSQIEKLWQEVNLLKEKQALQTVCLQGIKAHRKCYLTIEEPKHFHDANEDCIAQGGTLATPRDMMENNDLRNYAKRSAPGSSEFWIGVSDIVKEGQYVDVNSLPVSYFNWDRSKKQPTGTKRESCVALSVAAQGKWQDEVCRSLKKYICEFVIP; encoded by the exons ATGGCTCGTCTGGCCCTGCCTGTCCTCCTTCTCAGCTTTTCCTTGCTTTGCTGCAGCAGTCCGTCTCGAACCAGGAAGGCTGTTTCTGCTCGACAGGCTGGAG CTGAGGATGAAGATGTAAAGTCGCAGATTGAGAAGTTGTGGCAAGAAGTAAATTTACTGAAGGAGAAGCAGGCGTTGCAGACAG TGTGTCTTCAGGGCATCAAAGCTCACAGAAAGTGTTATCTTACCATTGAGGAACCCAAACATTTTCATGATGCAAATGAGGACTGCATCGCTCAAGGAGGAACTCTGGCAACGCCACGAGACATGATGGAAAACAACGACCTGAGAAATTATGCAAAGAGGAGTGCCCCAGGATCGAGTGAGTTCTGGATTGGTGTGTCTGACATAGTGAAGGAAGGTCAGTATGTTGATGTCAACAGCCTGCCGGTCAGCTACTTCAACTGGGATCGCTCCAAGAAGCAGCCCACAGGAACCAAGAGGGAGAGCTGTGTCGCTCTTTCAGTGGCTGCACAAGGAAAGTGGCAGGACGAGGTGTGCCGCAGCCTGAAGAAGTACATCTGTGAATTTGTAATACCCTGA